One stretch of Oncorhynchus gorbuscha isolate QuinsamMale2020 ecotype Even-year linkage group LG21, OgorEven_v1.0, whole genome shotgun sequence DNA includes these proteins:
- the LOC124007766 gene encoding H(+)/Cl(-) exchange transporter 3-like isoform X5, with the protein MEDISAETDPYLPYDGGGDTIPLQELPKRGSNYVMSNGGGVLSSTTHLLDFLEEPIPGVGTYDDFHTIDWVREKCKDRERHRKINAKKKESAWEFTKSLYDAWSGWLVVTLTGLASGALAGLIDISADWLNDIKEGVCLNAMWFNHEQCCWGSNETTFAERDKCPQWKSWAGLILGQEEGPGSYIMNYFMYIYWALSFALLAVLLVKVFAPYACGSGIPEIKTILSGFIIRGYLGKWTLLIKTVTLVLAVASGLSLGKEGPLVHVACCCGNIFSYLFPKYSKNEAKKREVLSAASAAGVSVAFGAPIGGVLFSLEEVSYYFPLKTLWRSFFAALVAAFVLRSINPFGNSRLVLFYVEYHTPWYLFELIPFILLGVFGGLWGAFFIKANIAWCRRRKSTRFGKYPVLEVIFVAAITAVVAFPNPYTRQNTSELIKELFTDCGPLESSQLCQYRSQMNGSKAFVDTSPNKPAGPGVYTAMWQLCLALVFKIIMTIFTFGLKVPAGLFIPSMAIGAIAGRIVGIAVEQLAYYHHDWLVFREWCEVGTDCITPGLYAMVGAAACLGGVTRMTVSLVVIVFELTGGLEYIVPLMAAVMTSKWVGDAFGREGIYESHIRLNGYPFLDAKSEFTHTTLAREVMRPQRSDPPLAVLTQDDLTVEELQVIINETGYNGFPVIVSKESQRLVGFALRRDITIAIENARRKQEGILLTSRVYFTQHAPTLPADSPRPLKLRSILDMSPFTVTDHTPMEIVVDIFRKLGLRQCLVTHNGRLLGIITKKDILRHMAQLTNQDPDNIMFN; encoded by the exons gATCTAACTACGTCATGTCTAACGGGGGAGGGGTGCTGAGCAGCACCACCCACCTGCTGGACTTCCTGGAGGAGCCCATTCCGGGGGTTGGCACCTACGACGACTTCCACACCATCGACTGGGTCCGGGAGAAGTGCAAGGACCGGGAACGCCACCGCAAG atcaACGCTAAGAAGAAGGAGTCTGCGTGGGAGTTCACCAAGAGCCTGTATGATGCCTGGTCTGGATGGCTGGTAGTGACGCTGACAGGACTGgcctcag GTGCCCTGGCGGGTCTGATCGACATCTCTGCTGATTGGTTGAACGACATCAAGGAGGGGGTGTGTCTGAATGCCATGTGGTTTAATCACGAGCAGTGCTGCTGGGGCTCCAACGAGACCACTTTCGCTGAGAGGGACAAGTGTCCTCAGTGGAAGAGCTGGGCGGGGCTCATCCTGGGCCAGGAAGAG GGTCCTGGTTCCTACATCATGAACTACTTCATGTACATCTACTGGGCTTTGTCCTTTGCCTTGCTGGCTGTGTTACTGGTTAAGGTGTTCGCCCCCTACGCCTGTGGCTCAGGCATACCTGAG atAAAGACTATCCTGAGTGGGTTCATCATCCGGGGTTACCTGGGGAAGTGGACCCTGCTGATCAAGACTGTGACCCTGGTGCTGGCTGTAGCGTCTGGGCTGAGCCTGGGGAAAGAGGGACCCCTGGTCCATGTGGCCTGCTGCTGTGGAAACATTTTCTCATACCTCTTCCCCAAGTACAGCAAGAACGAGGCCAAGAAGAGAGAG GTCCTATCTGCAGCATCAGCGGCTGGGGTGTCTGTGGCTTTTGGTGCTCCCATAGGAGGAGTACTCTTCAGCTTGGAGGAG GTGAGCTACTACTTCCCTCTGAAGACTCTGTGGCGCTCTTTCTTCGCTGCGCTAGTGGCAGCCTTCGTCCTCCGCTCCATCAACCCGTTTGGCAACAGCCGTCTGGTCCTGTTCTATGTGGAGTACCACACCCCCTGGTACCTGTTTGAGCTTATCCCCTTCATCCTGCTGGGGGTGTTTGGAGGCCTCTGGGGGGCCTTCTTCATCAAGGCCAACATCGCCTGGTGCCGAAGGAGGAAGTCCACCCGCTTCGGGAAATACCCCGTCCTGGAGGTCATCTTCGTGGCAGCCATTACAGCCGTGGTGGCGTTCCCCAACCCCTACACGCGACAGAACACCAGCGAGCTGATTAAGGAGTTGTTCACTGACTGTGGGCCCCTGGAGTCGTCCCAGCTGTGTCAGTACAGGAGTCAGATGAATGGGAGTAAGGCGTTTGTGGATACGTCGCCTAACAAGCCGGCGGGGCCCGGGGTGTACACGGCCATGTGGCAGCTGTGCCTGGCGCTCGTCTTCAAGATTATCATGACAATATTCACCTTCGGACTCAAG GTTCCGGCAGGCCTATTCATTCCCAGTATGGCCATCGGGGCGATCGCCGGGCGGATTGTTGGCATCGCCGTGGAGCAGCTGGCGTACTACCACCACGACTGGTTAGTGTTCAGGGAGTGGTGCGAGGTAGGCACCGACTGCATCACCCCGGGACTCTATGCCATGGTGGGGGCCGCTGCATGTCTGG gtGGTGTGACTAGGATGACAGTGTCTCTCGTGGTTATTGTGTTTGAGCTGACTGGCGGTCTGGAATACATTGTGCCCCTCATGGCGGCCGTCATGACCAGCAAGTGGGTGGGCGACGCCTTTGGGCGTGAGGGCATCTACGAGTCACACATCCGCCTCAACGGGTATCCTTTCCTGGACGCCAAGTCAGAGTTCACACATACCACACTGGCGCGGGAG GTGATGCGCCCGCAGCGTAGTGATCCGCCGTTAGCGGTGCTGACACAGGACGACCTGACGGTGGAGGAACTTCAGGTGATCATCAACGAGACCGGCTACAATGGCTTCCCTGTCATCGTCTCCAAGGAGTCTCAGAGACTGGTGGGCTTCGCCCTGCGCAGGGACATCACCATCGCTATAG AAAACGCACGGCGAAAGCAGGAGGGTATCCTGCTGACCTCGCGGGTCTACTTCACGCAGCACGCCCCCACGCTGCCCGCCGACAGCCCGCGGCCCCTCAAGCTGCGCTCCATCTTGGACATGAGCCCCTTCACCGTCACTGACCACACGCCCATGGAGATAGTGGTGGACATCTTCCGCAAGCTGGGACTTCGCCAGTGTCTGGTGACACACAACGG